In Mycetocola zhujimingii, one DNA window encodes the following:
- a CDS encoding NAD-dependent epimerase/dehydratase family protein codes for MAVQTIPLGDRYSGGSAAQSMSGASRVVHLAGVNRGTDDEVRDGNKRLAEQVADSITRAEDPPRSVVFANSTQSGNGSLYGAAKADASDTLRNAAEQVGASFHDVILPNLFGEHGVPFYNAVTATFSHLIANGERPSVDNDKELTLLHAQDAADVLLGTVDAAQQSGLEVQETVSGLLARLTAIDEVYRRGEIPDVASTFDRNLFNTFRSYTFPAQTPIGLTRHADARGSFFEIIRSHGGNGQSSFSTTVPGISRGDHFHRRKVERFTVLSGSATISLRKLFTDDVFEFRVTGDEPAAVDMPTMWTHKITNTGTDDLYTSFWSNDIFDPDAPDTIAEAV; via the coding sequence GTGGCAGTTCAGACTATTCCCCTTGGTGACCGGTACTCCGGTGGTTCAGCAGCCCAGTCGATGAGCGGCGCCTCGCGTGTCGTGCATCTTGCTGGCGTCAACAGAGGAACTGATGACGAGGTGCGGGATGGGAACAAGCGCCTCGCGGAGCAAGTGGCAGACTCCATCACAAGGGCTGAGGATCCTCCACGATCGGTCGTCTTCGCGAACTCAACGCAGTCCGGAAACGGGTCGCTGTACGGCGCAGCTAAGGCGGACGCTTCGGATACCCTCCGGAATGCGGCGGAGCAGGTCGGCGCGTCTTTCCACGACGTTATTCTTCCCAACCTGTTCGGCGAACACGGCGTGCCGTTCTATAACGCTGTCACAGCAACATTCAGCCACCTGATCGCGAACGGCGAACGTCCCAGCGTTGACAATGACAAAGAATTGACGCTCCTGCATGCTCAGGATGCGGCGGACGTGCTTCTTGGTACCGTCGACGCAGCTCAGCAGTCGGGCCTCGAGGTGCAAGAAACGGTGAGCGGTCTTTTGGCTCGCCTGACCGCGATCGATGAGGTCTACCGCCGGGGAGAAATCCCGGATGTCGCTTCGACGTTCGACAGGAACCTGTTCAATACTTTCCGTTCGTACACGTTCCCTGCCCAGACGCCGATCGGGTTGACACGTCACGCAGACGCGCGGGGTTCCTTCTTTGAGATCATTCGATCGCACGGAGGGAACGGTCAGTCCTCATTCTCGACGACCGTTCCAGGGATCAGCCGTGGTGACCACTTCCACAGGCGCAAAGTTGAGCGTTTCACGGTGCTCTCAGGATCTGCGACGATCTCCCTGCGCAAGCTCTTCACCGACGACGTCTTTGAGTTCAGGGTTACCGGCGACGAGCCTGCAGCCGTAGACATGCCCACGATGTGGACGCACAAGATCACCAACACCGGGACAGACGATCTCTACACCTCGTTCTGGTCCAACGACATTTTCGACCCCGACGCTCCCGACACGATCGCAGAGGCTGTTTAA
- the wecB gene encoding non-hydrolyzing UDP-N-acetylglucosamine 2-epimerase — protein MTDRLKVLTVVGTRPEIIRLAATIKRLDKYTDHVLVHTGQNYDYELNEVFFEDLGLRRPDHFLESDTSSLGAVLGSILQKIERVLIEEKPDAVVILGDTNSCISAVMAKRMKIPVYHMEAGNRSFDENVPEETNRRLVDHVSDYNLVYTEHARRNLLAEGIHPSRILLTGSPMKEVLSGNEEAIASSTVMEQQGLVAGGFFLVSLHREENVDNAERLASVLQALRAIRTRYGLPVLVSTHPRTKNRLEQQPADAKSDLIFHAPFGFNDYVHLQQNAKLVLSDSGTISEESSLLGFPAVSLRDAIERPEAIDTGVTITAGVETDSVLDAVEMTLAQFLEDGPAAIPADYCIPDASRRAVSFIRSTAATHHSRTGIRGFRGE, from the coding sequence ATGACCGACCGTTTGAAAGTATTGACCGTCGTAGGAACACGACCCGAGATCATCCGGCTCGCGGCGACGATCAAACGCCTCGACAAATACACCGACCATGTCCTCGTGCACACCGGCCAGAACTATGACTACGAGCTCAACGAGGTCTTCTTTGAGGACCTGGGACTGCGGCGTCCGGATCATTTCCTGGAGTCCGACACGTCGTCATTGGGAGCCGTGCTCGGATCGATCCTCCAGAAAATCGAGAGGGTACTCATCGAGGAAAAGCCGGATGCCGTCGTGATCCTGGGCGATACGAACAGTTGCATCTCCGCCGTCATGGCGAAACGAATGAAGATACCGGTTTATCACATGGAAGCGGGTAATCGATCATTCGACGAGAACGTCCCAGAGGAGACAAATCGGCGACTTGTTGACCACGTATCTGACTACAACCTCGTGTATACGGAGCATGCCCGTAGAAACCTGTTGGCAGAAGGCATACATCCGTCGCGGATTCTGCTGACCGGGTCGCCCATGAAGGAGGTCCTCAGCGGTAATGAAGAAGCAATTGCTTCGAGCACGGTCATGGAGCAGCAGGGCCTGGTGGCAGGTGGATTCTTCCTGGTAAGCCTTCACCGGGAGGAGAACGTTGACAATGCGGAGAGGCTCGCCTCCGTCCTCCAGGCCTTACGTGCGATTAGAACCAGGTATGGGCTGCCGGTGCTGGTCTCCACGCATCCTCGAACGAAAAATCGACTCGAACAACAGCCCGCCGACGCCAAGAGCGACTTGATCTTCCATGCCCCATTCGGTTTCAACGATTATGTCCATCTGCAGCAGAACGCAAAACTGGTGTTGTCGGACAGCGGGACTATCAGCGAAGAATCTTCTCTCCTTGGGTTTCCCGCAGTTTCGCTGAGGGATGCAATCGAGCGGCCGGAAGCTATCGATACGGGGGTCACGATCACCGCGGGGGTTGAGACCGACAGCGTGCTTGACGCCGTCGAAATGACTCTCGCACAGTTTCTCGAGGACGGTCCTGCCGCGATACCCGCTGACTACTGCATCCCGGATGCGTCTCGTCGAGCAGTTAGTTTCATTCGGTCCACCGCCGCCACGCATCATTCTCGAACCGGTATCCGGGGTTTCCGTGGCGAGTGA
- a CDS encoding lipopolysaccharide biosynthesis protein, with product MGSPAFRAISARAVSILASFGLTVVIVRVLSVEDAGSFFLVFTSLAILATFCRFGADNLVLKICGRGGVDMARDVSFAVGVALFATVAGVTVVIVVLSVVGYRLSGVGPEWNPLLVASVIPQAFSVIAGAILRARRSLALGVLAELGSVPLFATLFVLGSSHFGTATLSSALLALSLSSWLTLAWSAPAAVRALKSERGSAPNSTDFVVFVKSNGGQLAAMMGTSLLFYVLTWAPVYVLSATSTLASVSYFTAAMRLANFVSLVPSLQVSYLAPEFARLFHRGALSGLNELTKGATRQAALVLLVPVAAMIFGAQAIVGTLYGADYLVAADVLIILAAAAYVVALGGHVSPLMLLCGLERVAFWLNVGAVVVWAAAGLPAAAAAGAVGVAWVSVFVSVTYTFFAAVMLKRGVGVRSYVR from the coding sequence GTGGGTAGCCCCGCCTTCCGCGCTATTTCTGCCCGAGCTGTTTCGATACTCGCGAGCTTCGGGCTGACTGTGGTCATTGTGCGCGTGCTTTCGGTGGAAGATGCGGGGTCGTTCTTTCTCGTTTTCACTTCGCTCGCGATTCTTGCAACGTTTTGCCGATTTGGTGCAGACAATCTGGTTCTGAAGATTTGCGGCCGGGGCGGCGTTGATATGGCGCGCGATGTCAGCTTCGCCGTGGGCGTCGCTCTGTTCGCAACGGTGGCAGGCGTAACGGTTGTCATTGTTGTTCTTTCTGTAGTTGGGTATCGCCTTTCTGGCGTTGGCCCTGAGTGGAATCCTCTGCTGGTGGCCTCGGTTATCCCGCAGGCGTTCTCCGTCATTGCGGGCGCTATTCTCCGAGCTCGGCGATCGTTGGCGTTGGGCGTGCTCGCAGAGTTGGGATCAGTTCCGCTGTTTGCGACACTGTTCGTCCTCGGATCGAGCCACTTCGGGACGGCAACTCTCTCATCGGCTCTACTGGCGTTGTCGCTGTCTTCCTGGCTCACGCTCGCCTGGAGTGCCCCCGCAGCCGTCCGAGCTCTGAAAAGTGAGCGCGGGTCAGCTCCAAACTCGACCGATTTTGTCGTCTTCGTGAAGAGCAACGGCGGTCAACTCGCGGCGATGATGGGAACTTCGCTGTTGTTCTACGTACTGACTTGGGCGCCCGTGTACGTGCTCTCGGCAACCAGCACGTTGGCGAGCGTCTCCTATTTCACTGCAGCAATGAGGTTGGCCAACTTTGTGTCTTTGGTTCCGAGTCTGCAGGTGAGTTACCTCGCGCCCGAGTTCGCGCGTCTCTTCCATCGAGGAGCACTTTCCGGACTCAACGAATTGACCAAAGGCGCGACCAGGCAAGCCGCGCTCGTGTTGCTGGTGCCCGTAGCTGCGATGATCTTCGGGGCCCAAGCCATAGTGGGGACGCTGTACGGAGCGGATTACCTTGTCGCCGCGGACGTGCTGATCATTCTTGCGGCCGCCGCGTATGTTGTGGCATTAGGTGGTCACGTAAGTCCACTAATGCTGTTGTGTGGCCTCGAGAGGGTCGCATTCTGGCTCAACGTAGGAGCAGTCGTTGTCTGGGCAGCGGCAGGCCTACCAGCGGCAGCCGCTGCTGGCGCGGTGGGAGTTGCATGGGTGAGTGTTTTCGTCAGTGTTACCTATACGTTTTTCGCGGCTGTGATGCTCAAACGCGGCGTAGGTGTCAGATCCTACGTGCGATGA
- a CDS encoding glycosyltransferase family 4 protein, producing MKILMVTGTYSLDGSRPWLLDDLCRVLAERGHSVDVIVHDAKNGHPRGEVPDQAQGVTAWSVGSTKTRRGALQKLLGYLQAGIGLHTLGYKIAKTSTYDLCVFTSIACFSWGFPGRVRKSGVAKRLALILWDFFPIHQLEIGRIRPRALGPVLKAIERMAISPADHVALMTSANEAFFRSYHPRIRARTLIIPPWSSSGELPSAGFSKLERFTVIFGGQLARGRGVETLLDAALLLQNAHAPVDIVIAGDGAERNRLEEHAQNNGISNVTFAGHLERDAYRALLKTVHVGVAITVPGVSPPTFPSKIVEYCGVALPVIVCVEPSSDAGLIVETAGAGVSTPAGDPEALADAIRVLLGVHSEGALDGWSSAARRLYEEQFSTVSAARSLEDLVHEATPISAPKSQ from the coding sequence GTGAAGATCCTCATGGTTACGGGCACGTATTCCTTAGACGGCTCGCGACCGTGGCTTCTGGACGATTTGTGTCGGGTGCTCGCAGAGCGAGGTCATTCGGTCGATGTCATCGTGCACGATGCCAAGAATGGGCATCCGAGAGGCGAAGTGCCGGACCAAGCACAGGGAGTCACCGCTTGGAGCGTTGGCTCGACGAAAACCCGGCGCGGCGCTTTGCAAAAACTGCTTGGGTACCTGCAAGCGGGAATAGGGCTACACACCCTCGGTTATAAAATTGCCAAGACTTCGACGTACGATTTGTGCGTCTTCACTTCAATCGCCTGCTTCAGCTGGGGCTTTCCTGGCCGTGTTCGGAAGTCGGGCGTCGCCAAACGCCTCGCTCTCATCCTCTGGGACTTCTTCCCAATCCACCAGCTCGAAATCGGTCGAATCCGACCCCGTGCGCTCGGGCCCGTGCTGAAGGCCATCGAACGAATGGCGATCTCTCCGGCCGATCATGTCGCCCTTATGACAAGTGCGAACGAGGCATTTTTCCGAAGCTATCATCCTAGGATCCGCGCGCGAACGCTGATCATTCCGCCGTGGTCGTCCTCGGGAGAACTCCCATCCGCTGGCTTCTCTAAGTTAGAGCGATTCACCGTCATCTTTGGCGGACAACTGGCGAGGGGTCGGGGCGTTGAGACGCTTTTGGATGCAGCGCTCCTCCTCCAGAACGCACACGCTCCAGTTGACATTGTCATCGCCGGCGACGGGGCTGAGCGAAACCGTCTGGAGGAGCACGCACAGAACAATGGCATCTCAAACGTTACGTTCGCGGGTCACCTCGAGCGCGACGCTTACCGAGCGCTGCTGAAGACGGTGCATGTCGGCGTTGCCATCACCGTGCCCGGAGTGAGCCCGCCCACTTTTCCGTCAAAGATTGTCGAGTACTGTGGCGTCGCACTGCCTGTCATCGTATGCGTGGAGCCATCTTCAGACGCGGGCCTAATAGTAGAAACTGCAGGCGCGGGTGTGAGCACCCCGGCGGGCGATCCTGAAGCGCTGGCTGACGCGATCCGTGTGCTGCTTGGCGTGCACAGCGAGGGAGCCCTGGACGGCTGGTCCAGCGCAGCGCGGCGCCTCTATGAGGAGCAGTTTTCGACAGTGAGCGCTGCCCGCAGCCTCGAGGATCTAGTGCACGAAGCTACACCAATCTCCGCACCGAAATCTCAATGA
- a CDS encoding UDP-glucose dehydrogenase family protein: MKISVIGCGYLGAVHAASMASLGHEVIGIDVDAAKVEALSAGRAPFFEPDLPELLREGVASGLLKFSTDIADARDSRVHFVAVGTPQQKNGTGADLTYVDAAVDALLPYLNEGDLVVGKSTVPVGTAERLAVDVEAAGAELAWNPEFLREGYAVKDTIAPDRLVYGVRRDSEVPSHHTKDMDHRPAVKLLNEVYAQAIANGTPLVVTDYATAELVKAAANAFLATKISFINAMAEIAEVTGADVTELADAIGHDVRIGRKFLNAGAGFGGGCLPKDIRAFAARAEELGRGESVAFLKEVDAINLRRRDRVVELVVDALGGSAYKKKVAVLGLAFKPNSDDTRDSPALDVAVRLHGLGAQVLATDPEAIANSRLRHPQLSFGTTGEALADADAVVLVTEWNEYKQLDPVEVASLVNSAVIVDGRNCLDSKKWRAAGWTYIGLGRP, translated from the coding sequence ATGAAAATTTCAGTTATCGGGTGTGGGTACCTTGGTGCAGTGCATGCGGCGTCGATGGCGTCGCTCGGACACGAAGTCATAGGTATCGACGTGGACGCTGCCAAGGTCGAGGCTTTGTCCGCTGGCCGAGCGCCGTTCTTCGAACCAGATCTCCCGGAACTGCTCCGCGAGGGAGTCGCGAGCGGGCTCCTGAAATTCAGTACCGATATCGCGGATGCCCGGGATTCCCGGGTCCATTTCGTTGCGGTGGGAACGCCGCAGCAAAAGAACGGTACGGGCGCTGACCTCACGTACGTGGACGCTGCCGTCGATGCGCTTCTTCCTTACCTGAACGAGGGCGATCTCGTCGTCGGAAAATCAACAGTTCCAGTCGGTACTGCAGAACGCCTAGCGGTTGATGTTGAAGCAGCTGGCGCCGAACTCGCCTGGAATCCGGAATTTCTGCGTGAAGGATATGCGGTCAAGGACACGATCGCCCCCGATCGCCTCGTATACGGCGTGCGGCGCGACAGCGAGGTCCCGTCGCATCACACGAAGGACATGGATCACCGCCCTGCGGTCAAGCTGCTCAACGAGGTTTACGCACAGGCTATTGCGAATGGCACTCCACTCGTGGTCACCGATTACGCCACCGCGGAACTCGTGAAGGCCGCGGCCAACGCCTTCCTGGCCACAAAGATCTCCTTCATCAACGCTATGGCGGAGATCGCTGAGGTGACGGGCGCAGATGTCACCGAGCTCGCCGATGCCATCGGCCACGATGTTCGTATTGGTCGCAAGTTCTTGAACGCGGGCGCCGGCTTTGGGGGCGGATGCCTTCCCAAGGACATCCGTGCATTCGCGGCCAGGGCGGAAGAGCTGGGCCGTGGCGAGTCGGTTGCGTTCCTGAAAGAAGTCGACGCGATCAACCTTCGGCGTCGGGATCGAGTGGTCGAGCTTGTGGTGGACGCGCTCGGTGGCAGTGCGTACAAGAAGAAAGTGGCAGTGCTCGGGCTCGCGTTCAAGCCCAATAGCGACGACACCCGCGACTCACCGGCTCTCGACGTTGCGGTTCGGCTGCATGGGCTCGGGGCGCAGGTTCTTGCCACCGACCCAGAAGCGATCGCCAACTCACGCCTCCGTCATCCGCAGCTCTCATTCGGCACCACTGGCGAAGCCCTGGCGGACGCCGACGCTGTCGTTCTTGTGACCGAGTGGAACGAATACAAACAGCTTGACCCGGTCGAGGTCGCCTCGCTGGTCAACTCCGCTGTGATCGTGGATGGTCGGAACTGTCTCGATTCGAAGAAATGGCGTGCGGCAGGCTGGACTTACATCGGTCTCGGGCGTCCCTAG
- a CDS encoding LCP family protein produces MRNTLISLAILLVLVVTAGVVFAATVSTSFTSKSKTIEDVFPEEAARPPAATGAAASAQNILLLGSDTRGKVDSLDDAAGERSDTMMIAHIPANRDHIYIMSIMRDSWVEIPGHGENKINAALALGGVPLVVQTVETLISARIDRVAIIDFEGFKGVTDALGGVDVEVSDSFTTGKHTFTQGVQHLDGEQALAFVRERYSFFDGDFQRARNQQAYLKGVLNQILSADTLLDPGKISGLVSAIAPYLTVDDGFTPIYVAGLGLELRDLRSADLTFFTAPTAGTGTSSDGQSIVNLDPARMPIVQEAFRTDTLHTYQPTFETTG; encoded by the coding sequence GTGCGCAATACCCTGATTAGTCTCGCTATCTTGCTGGTTCTGGTCGTGACGGCCGGCGTTGTATTCGCGGCGACGGTCTCGACGTCGTTCACATCGAAATCGAAAACGATTGAAGACGTGTTCCCCGAGGAGGCCGCGCGCCCCCCGGCCGCCACTGGAGCAGCCGCGAGCGCGCAGAACATTCTCCTTCTCGGGTCCGATACTCGTGGCAAGGTCGACAGCCTGGACGATGCGGCCGGCGAGCGCTCGGACACCATGATGATCGCGCATATCCCAGCCAACCGTGATCACATCTACATCATGTCGATCATGCGCGACAGCTGGGTTGAAATCCCGGGCCACGGCGAGAACAAGATCAATGCGGCCCTCGCCTTAGGCGGAGTTCCGTTGGTGGTGCAGACCGTCGAGACCTTGATCTCCGCTCGTATCGATCGGGTGGCGATCATCGACTTCGAAGGTTTCAAAGGCGTCACGGATGCTCTCGGGGGCGTGGATGTCGAGGTGTCCGATTCATTCACGACGGGAAAGCACACGTTCACCCAGGGCGTCCAGCACCTCGACGGGGAGCAGGCGCTGGCATTTGTGCGCGAGCGCTACTCGTTCTTCGATGGTGACTTCCAGCGTGCCCGCAATCAGCAGGCCTACCTCAAGGGAGTGCTCAACCAGATCCTGAGCGCCGATACGCTCCTCGACCCGGGGAAAATCTCGGGATTGGTCTCCGCGATCGCGCCGTACCTGACGGTCGATGACGGATTCACGCCGATTTATGTCGCGGGTCTGGGTCTTGAGCTGCGGGACTTGCGGTCGGCCGACCTGACGTTCTTTACGGCCCCGACGGCTGGCACGGGAACCTCCTCGGACGGACAGTCGATCGTCAACCTCGATCCCGCCCGGATGCCGATCGTTCAGGAGGCGTTCCGGACGGATACGCTGCATACCTATCAGCCGACCTTCGAGACGACGGGGTAA
- a CDS encoding acyl-CoA thioesterase, producing MNLLWRTILHFWMSKRAHRRDSDGLHPYDVFSTSYRVLPTDIDYLGHLNNGRYLSIADLGRFDMLIRSGLWAEMQRLGWYPVVQSLTISYRKSLLPWKKFDVETRFMGFDDRAVYVEQRFVYEGEIYARLHMKGRFLKRAGGHVSVEEIRQLAGDPRDDSEIEGWIHSWASDVALPSVKSPAPSVWDSNDRPVHRH from the coding sequence GTGAATCTTCTCTGGCGCACCATCTTGCACTTCTGGATGTCGAAGCGCGCACACCGGCGTGACTCCGACGGTCTCCACCCCTACGACGTGTTTTCCACCTCATATCGGGTGCTCCCGACGGACATCGACTACCTCGGCCACCTCAACAATGGGCGTTACCTCTCGATCGCTGACCTGGGTCGCTTTGACATGCTCATCCGCAGCGGACTGTGGGCTGAAATGCAACGGCTGGGCTGGTACCCGGTGGTGCAGAGCCTCACCATCAGCTACCGGAAGTCACTCCTGCCGTGGAAGAAGTTCGACGTTGAGACACGGTTCATGGGCTTCGATGACCGCGCTGTCTACGTGGAACAGCGCTTCGTTTATGAGGGCGAAATCTATGCTCGCCTCCACATGAAGGGCCGCTTCCTCAAGCGTGCCGGCGGCCATGTCTCGGTTGAGGAGATCCGACAGCTTGCCGGAGATCCCCGGGACGACTCCGAAATCGAGGGCTGGATTCACTCCTGGGCCTCCGATGTGGCTCTGCCATCCGTGAAGAGCCCGGCGCCCAGCGTCTGGGACTCCAACGACCGGCCCGTGCACCGGCACTGA
- a CDS encoding GAF and ANTAR domain-containing protein: MTKTLREGEFVEAFATLADTLVSDYDAIGLMQTLVESCQTFFDVTAAGILLGDSPENLELVASTSEATSIVELMQLSANAGPCIEAFTTGSVVTLTNISEGPEKWRRFIDSAAEQGFRGVVALPMRLRENRIGALNLLRKEEGTLDERDVRAAQALADVATIGILHERMLSESDAVRSQLQSALNSRVLIEQAKGVLAFLNNSSTDEAFLNLRAYARNNGMLLSTVAQQVVDRTLVI; the protein is encoded by the coding sequence ATGACTAAGACACTACGTGAGGGCGAGTTCGTCGAAGCTTTTGCGACCCTCGCAGACACACTCGTCAGCGACTATGACGCCATCGGGCTGATGCAAACGCTCGTGGAGAGCTGCCAGACCTTCTTCGATGTCACGGCCGCCGGCATCCTGCTCGGGGATTCTCCGGAGAACCTTGAACTCGTCGCATCGACGAGTGAAGCGACGAGCATCGTGGAGCTGATGCAGCTCTCGGCCAATGCCGGCCCCTGCATCGAAGCGTTCACGACGGGCTCGGTCGTGACCCTCACCAACATCAGCGAGGGACCGGAGAAGTGGCGGCGGTTCATCGACAGTGCTGCCGAACAGGGCTTCAGGGGCGTCGTCGCCCTGCCGATGCGCCTCCGGGAGAACCGCATCGGCGCACTCAACCTGCTCCGTAAGGAAGAGGGCACCCTCGACGAGCGCGATGTGCGCGCCGCGCAGGCGCTGGCGGATGTCGCGACCATCGGCATCCTCCACGAACGGATGCTGAGCGAGAGCGATGCGGTCAGGTCACAGTTGCAGTCGGCGCTGAACTCCCGTGTGCTGATCGAGCAGGCAAAGGGCGTGCTGGCGTTCCTCAACAACTCGTCAACCGACGAGGCTTTCCTCAACCTGAGGGCCTACGCACGCAACAACGGGATGCTTCTCTCCACGGTTGCACAGCAGGTTGTGGACCGCACTCTCGTCATCTGA
- a CDS encoding GAF and ANTAR domain-containing protein has protein sequence MTDVFTLAMESLTRDEGHNADLTRPFVDTLPVEGAAVSTLGPLFGTETISATNERAARLDELQFDLGEGPCWDALSTARPVLEPDVRNKPVRTWPAFSEALRQEEIGAIFAFPMLVGSLRLGAIDLYCTTPCALSAADAQRSVALAAVVSRLVLRQALDKFDRPDTHEPHNPFFRRTLHQATGMVLAQLNLSPDDARLVIQAHAFAAGRPVQEVAQDILARKLDLSTSTQPGRSHD, from the coding sequence ATGACTGACGTGTTCACCCTGGCGATGGAATCCCTCACCCGCGATGAGGGTCACAACGCCGACCTTACGCGGCCGTTTGTCGACACCCTGCCCGTCGAGGGCGCGGCGGTCTCGACGCTCGGGCCGCTGTTCGGTACCGAGACCATTTCGGCCACCAATGAACGCGCCGCGAGGCTTGACGAACTGCAGTTCGATCTCGGCGAAGGCCCGTGCTGGGATGCGCTCTCGACGGCTCGTCCCGTGCTCGAGCCCGATGTACGCAACAAACCGGTACGCACCTGGCCCGCGTTCTCTGAGGCGCTCCGGCAGGAAGAGATCGGGGCGATTTTCGCCTTCCCGATGCTCGTCGGGTCGCTGCGGCTCGGAGCGATCGACCTCTACTGCACCACTCCGTGCGCACTCAGCGCCGCCGATGCGCAGCGCTCGGTTGCGCTTGCCGCCGTGGTGAGCCGCCTCGTCCTCCGCCAGGCCCTCGACAAGTTCGACCGGCCAGACACACACGAGCCGCACAACCCGTTCTTTCGGCGCACCCTCCACCAGGCCACGGGGATGGTGCTCGCCCAACTCAATCTCTCACCCGATGACGCCCGACTGGTTATCCAGGCTCACGCCTTCGCCGCGGGACGACCGGTCCAGGAGGTTGCCCAAGACATCCTCGCCCGCAAGCTGGACCTTTCCACATCAACTCAGCCGGGGAGATCTCATGACTAA
- a CDS encoding YozE family protein — protein sequence MTYTFSGWLAKQSDRDDVVGELARSVQNDGLFPKHGDKAIFDGYFSADNTVAETRQAFERAWDEFEGLPG from the coding sequence ATGACCTACACCTTCTCCGGCTGGCTCGCCAAGCAGAGCGACCGCGATGACGTGGTCGGCGAGCTTGCCCGCAGCGTGCAGAACGACGGACTCTTTCCCAAGCACGGTGACAAGGCCATCTTCGACGGCTATTTCAGCGCCGACAACACGGTGGCCGAAACACGTCAGGCGTTCGAACGCGCCTGGGACGAGTTCGAAGGGCTCCCCGGGTAG
- a CDS encoding NAD-dependent epimerase/dehydratase family protein, which translates to MRVVVVGATGNIGSAVLTRLREEPSVTEIVGVARRSPTASVAPYSGVYWHQLDIGESTAAAQLAGIFAGADAVIHLAWALQPNHDEELLWRTNVTGTKNVLAAAAAARVGQVAYPSSVAAYSPGPKTRRVDESWPTGGVPSSHYSRHKAINERALDRFEEENPAIVVTRLRPGFVFSRDAATEIAGLFVGKVVPLGWLKFVPVPFVPLPPQFVAQIVHSSDVADAFWRAIDRRAAGAFNLAAEPVINGEVVASVLDAKWVRIRLRVARAVASVTWKLRLQNSDPGWIDLGALVPVMSTERARRELGWQPMVSSTDALAEILEGVAEHSRVEASPQLRGV; encoded by the coding sequence ATGCGCGTCGTCGTTGTAGGGGCTACGGGCAACATCGGCAGCGCCGTTCTGACCCGTCTGCGTGAAGAACCGTCCGTCACCGAAATCGTCGGTGTCGCGCGGCGCTCGCCGACGGCATCCGTCGCCCCCTACAGCGGGGTCTACTGGCACCAGCTCGACATCGGTGAGTCCACGGCGGCTGCACAGCTCGCCGGGATCTTTGCCGGTGCGGATGCCGTAATCCACCTGGCCTGGGCGCTCCAGCCGAATCACGATGAAGAGCTGCTCTGGCGCACGAACGTGACCGGCACGAAGAACGTGCTCGCGGCCGCCGCCGCAGCACGGGTCGGGCAGGTCGCGTACCCGTCGTCTGTCGCGGCGTACAGCCCTGGCCCCAAGACGCGTCGCGTGGACGAGAGCTGGCCAACCGGGGGAGTGCCGTCGTCGCACTACTCGCGCCACAAGGCGATCAACGAGCGCGCGCTCGACCGGTTCGAGGAAGAGAACCCGGCCATCGTCGTCACCCGGCTGCGGCCGGGATTCGTGTTCAGCCGTGACGCTGCCACCGAGATCGCCGGCCTCTTTGTCGGCAAGGTGGTCCCGCTCGGCTGGCTCAAGTTCGTGCCGGTGCCGTTCGTGCCGCTGCCGCCGCAATTCGTCGCGCAGATCGTGCACTCGAGCGACGTCGCCGACGCGTTCTGGCGTGCCATCGACCGCCGGGCAGCCGGTGCCTTCAACCTGGCCGCCGAGCCGGTGATCAACGGCGAGGTCGTTGCATCCGTTCTCGACGCCAAATGGGTGCGGATCCGGCTTCGTGTCGCCCGGGCCGTTGCCTCGGTGACGTGGAAGCTGCGGCTGCAGAACTCCGACCCGGGCTGGATCGACCTCGGCGCTCTCGTGCCGGTGATGTCGACGGAGCGGGCACGGCGGGAGCTGGGCTGGCAGCCGATGGTGTCGTCGACGGATGCGCTCGCTGAGATTCTCGAGGGCGTCGCCGAACACTCGCGGGTGGAGGCGTCGCCGCAGCTGCGCGGGGTGTAG